Proteins encoded in a region of the Takifugu flavidus isolate HTHZ2018 chromosome 8, ASM371156v2, whole genome shotgun sequence genome:
- the ralgapb gene encoding ral GTPase-activating protein subunit beta isoform X9, which translates to MYCEWRSLQLVVQSDQGHLSVLHTYPTSVGTEVANAVVKPLGTAVSPVATDNILKTDKEVKWTMEVLCYGLTLPLEGDTVKLCVDVYTDWMMALVTPRDSMPQPVVREPNMYVQTILKHLYNVFVPRPEQHSLNHIRLCQQVLTAVQKLARESSSMVRETWEVLLLFLLRVNDTLLAPPTVGVGVAEKLAEKLMAVLFEVWLLACARCFPTPPYWKTAREMLANWRHHPPVVEQWSRVACALTSRLLRVTHGPTFPPFKVPDDDANLIPLEMDSDCVAQTWYRFLHMLSNPVDLSNPAIVSTTPKFQEQFLNSSSIPHEMVLHPCLKQLPQIFFRAMRGVSCLVDAFLGISRPRADSAPPTPVNRMSMSPPPSVANTTPPHSRKQRHTVVTKTTSKSSTSSGSQPTKASQQQQQQQQQPPSSSPTLLSSPNQSSWESRPLPAPARPRVNSILHLFGQWLFDAALVHCKLHSGLSRDPSMTAIATQVGLELRRKGSQMSTDSMVSNPMFDTNEFPESYEAGRAEACGTLCRIFCSKKTGEEILPVYLSRFYMVLIQGLQISDFICRPVLASIILNSSSLFCTDLKGINVVVPYFIAALETIVPDRELSKFKMYVNPTDLRRASINLLLAMLPLPHHFGNIKSEVLLEGKFNEEDGWPHDQPISFLSLRLRLVNVLIGALQTETDPTNTQLILGAMLNIVQDSALLESIGAQTETGSIDGSHSTMRSQSHSRTNSGISFTSGGSSEATSPDCERPAQALLRDYDTAAGLLVRSIHLVTQRLNSQWRQDMSISLAALELLAGLAKVKVGVDSADRKRAVSSICGYIVYQCSRPAPLQSRDLHSMIVAAFQFLCVWLTEHPDMLDEKDCLVEVLEIVELGISGSKSRQEHEVRHKGEKEHNPASMRVKDAAEATLSYIMQVLGAFPSPSGTASTCSLLNEDTLIRYARLSATGASNFRYFVLENSVILAMLEQPLGNEQNPSPSVTVLIRGTAGRHAWTMQLIHQPRGARANQRVFVPEGRPTPNNAVGIKYNVKQRPFPEEVDKIPLVKADVSIPDLDDIVSKELEMQHDKLRILMTKQIEYENALERHSDEIWKAKHFPDPQTECRPPPPSQEFQTARLFLSHFGFLSLEALKEPNNSRLPPHLIALDSSLPGFFDDISYLDLLTCRPFDTVFIFYMRAGQKSSHEILKNVESSSSVQPHFLEFLLSLGWPVDLGRHPGWTGHLDTSWSINSSSDNNDLQQTEEVSTFEDTGGSVFNGEKKVLYYADALTEIAFVIPSLTENSEESSSHSDSTVEADANTDLMPASLKQHNLTLELFPNHSENLESAKKLSPLAKTKRSSSGKSFPPLGPDTKVFVVWVERFDDIENFPLSDLLAETSTGLEASLSNSTSCRSGLLEKDVPLIFIHPLKTGLFRIRLHGAVGKFGMVIPLVDGMVVSRRALGFLVRQTVINMCRRKRLESDLYNPPHVRRKQKITEIVQRYRNKQLEPEFYTSLFHEVGEGKPHL; encoded by the exons ATGTACTGTGAGTGGCGCTCGCTGCAGCTGGTGGTGCAAAGTGACCAGGGCCACCTCAGCGTCCTGCACACCTACCCCACCAGCGTGGGCACAGAGGTGGCCAACGCTGTGGTCAAGCCCCTGGGCACGGCCGTCAGCCCTGTTGCCACCGACAACATCCTCAAGACAGACAAGGAG GTGAAATGGACCATGGAGGTGCTGTGTTATGGCCTCACCCTCCCCTTAGAGGGGGACACAGTCAAGTTGTGTGTTGACGTTTACACTGACTGGATGATGGCCCTGGTAACACCCAGGGACTCCATGCCTCAGCCTGTGGTCAGGGAGCCCAACATGTACGTCCAGACGATCCTCAAACACCTCTACAACGTCTTCGTACCAAG GCCTGAACAGCACAGTCTAAACCACATCAGGCTTTGCCAACAAGTTCTGACTGCTGTCCAAAAACTGGCACGGGAGTCTTCGTCTATGGTGAGGGAAACATgggaggtgctgctgctcttcctgctccgtGTCAACGACACATTACTAGCCCCACCTACAGTTGGAG TTGGGGTAGCGGAGAAACTGGCTGAGAAGTTAATGGCGGTCCTGTTTGAGGTGTGGCTGTTGGCGTGCGCCCGCTGCTTTCCCACGCCGCCGTATTGGAAGACAGCGAGAGAAATGCTGGCCAACTGGAGACACCACCCCCCTGTTGTAGAGCAGTGGAGCAGAGTCGCCTGTGCCCTCACCTCCAG GCTCTTGCGTGTCACTCATGGGCCGACCTTCCCGCCATTCAAAGTTCCTGATGATGATGCAAACCTGATTCCCTTGGAGATGGACAGTGACTGTGTGGCCCAGACATGGTACCGTTTCCTCCATATGCTGAG cAACCCTGTGGATTTAAGCAACCCTGCGATAGTGAGCACCACTCCAAAGTTCCAAGAACAGTTTCTCAACTCCAGCAGCATCCCTCATGAAATGGTGCTGCACCCATGTTTGAAGCAGCTACCACAAATCTTCTTCAGGGCCATGAGAGGCGTCAGCTGCCTTGTGGATGCCTTCTTGG GTATATCGAGGCCCCGAGCGGACAGCGCTCCACCCACCCCCGTTAACAGAATGAGCATGTCGCCGCCCCCCTCCGTCGCCAACACAACGCCGCCTCACAGCCGCAAACAACGGCATACAGTGGTGACTAAAACCACAAGCAAGAGCTCAACT AGTAGTGGCAGTCAACCAACCAAAgcgtcccagcagcagcagcagcagcagcagcagccaccctCGTCCTCCCCGACCCTGCTCTCCAGCCCCAACCAGAGCAGCTGGGAGTCTCGCCCTCTGCCTGCCCCGGCACGGCCGAGGGTCAACAGCATCCTCCACCTGTTCGGGCAGTGGCTTTTCGATGCCGCTTTGGTCCACTGTAAACTCCACAGCGGCCTCAGCCGAGACCCCAGCATGACCG CAATAGCAACTCAAGTAGGCCtagagctgaggaggaaaggtTCCCAAATGTCCACCGACTCCATGGTATCCAATCCCATGTTTGATACCAATGAATTCCCAGAGAGCTACGAAGCAGGCCGAGCTGAAGCCTGCGGAACTCTCTGCCGCATCTTCTGTAGCAAGAAAACTGGAGAGGAAATTCTGCCTGTTTATCTTTCCAG GTTCTACATGGTCTTGATTCAGGGTCTGCAGATCTCCGATTTCATCTGCAGACCTGTTTTAGCCTCTATAATTCTcaactcttcctctctgttttgcaCTGACCTGAAGGGCATCAATGTGGTGGTGCCTTACTTCATAGCCGCCCTCGAAACGATCGTACCGGACAG GGAACTGTCCAAATTCAAGATGTATGTAAACCCAACAGACCTGAGGAGAGCTTCTATCAACCTTCTCCTTGCAATGCTGCCATTGCCGCATCACTTTGGAAACATCAAATCAGAG gttctGTTGGAAGGGAAATTCAATGAGGAGGACGGGTGGCCCCATGATCAGCCCATCTCTTTCCTGTCCTTGAGGCTTCGGCTCGTCAATGTGCTCATAGGAGCCCTGCAAACGGAGACCGACCCCACCAACACACAGCTCATTCTGG GCGCAATGTTAAATATTGTTCAGGACTCGGCATTGTTGGAGTCCATCGGTGCCCAGACAGAAACA GGGAGCATAGATGGGAGCCATTCAACCATGAGAAGTCAGAGTCACAGTCGCACCAACAGTGGGATTAGTTTCACTAGTGGGGGCAGCTCTGAGGCCACCAGCCCCGACTGTGAGCGTCCTGCCCAGGCCCTTCTCCGAGACTATG ATACAGCGGCAGGTCTGCTGGTGCGCAGCATCCATCTGGTCACCCAGAGGCTCAACTCCCAGTGGAGGCAGGACATGAGTATTTCTCTGGCTGCCTTGGAGCTACTCGCTGGACTTGCCAAG GTTAAGGTCGGAGTGGACTCTGCAGACCGTAAGCGTGCCGTCAGCTCTATATGTGGGTACATTGTGTACCAGTGTAGCCGTCCAGCTCCTCTTCAGTCGCGGGACCTCCATTCCATGATTGTGGCAGCCTtccagtttctgtgtgtgtggctgacagAACACCCTGACATGCTAGATGAAAAG GACTGCTTGGTAGAGGTTTTGGAGATTGTTGAGCTCGGAATCTCTGGGAGCAAATCTCGACAGGAACATGAGGTCCGGCATAAAGGGGAGAAGGAGCATAACCCCGCTTCGATGAGGGTCAAAGATGCTGCTGAGGCGACTTTGTCCTA TATTATGCAGGTGCTGGGTGCCTTCCCTTCACCTAGTGGGACCGCCTCCACCTGCAGTCTGCTGAACGAAGACACACTGATTCGCTACGCCAGACTGAGTGCCACGGGAGCCAGCAACTTCCGCTACTTTGTTTTGGAGAATTCGGTCATACTCGCCATGTTGGAGCAACCTCTCGGCAATGAGCAGA ACCCCAGTCCATCGGTGACCGTTTTGATCAGAGGGACGGCTGGGCGCCACGCCTGGACCATGCAGCTCATCCACCAGCCTCGAGGCGCTCGAGCTAATCAGAGG GTGTTTGTTCCTGAGGGTCGCCCAACACCCAACAATGCTGTGGGGATCAAGTACAATGTAAAGCAGAGACCCTTCCCTGAGGAGGTGGATAAGATCCCTTTGGTGAAAGCAGATGTCAGTATTCCAGATCTGGATGACATTGTCAGTAAAGAG CTGGAAATGCAGCATGACAAACTTCGAATTCTGATGACCAAGCAAATCGAGTATGAGAACGCCTTGGAAAGGCACAGTGACGAAATCTGGAAGGCCAAGCATTTCCCAGATCCTCAGACTGAGTGCAGACCCCCTCCACCCTCGCAGGAGTTCCAGACAGCACGTCTTTTCTTGTCCCACTTTGGCTTTCTGTCTCTGGAGGCACTTAAG GAGCCCAACAACAGCCGTCTACCTCCTCATCTGATCGCCCTGGACTCATCTTTGCCGGGGTTTTTTGATGATATCAGCTACCTGGACTTGCTTACCTGCCGACCATTTGacactgtttttatattttatatgagGGCTGGACAGAAAAGCAGTCATGAG ATCCTGAAGAATGTGGAGTCCTCATCCAGTGTCCAACCCCACTTCCTGGAGTTCCTGCTATCCTTGGGCTGGCCCGTGGATTTGGGACGGCACCCTGGCTGGACCGGGCACCTAGATACCAGCTGGTCAATCAATTCCTCCTCTGATAACAATGACTTGCAACAAACAG aGGAAGTCTCGACCTTTGAGGACACAGGAGGTTCGGTGTTCAATGGCGAGAAGAAGGTTCTGTATTATGCTGATGCCCTGACAGAGATAGCCTTCGTCATTCCATCGTTGACAGAAAATTCCG aGGAATCATCGTCGCACAGCGACTCTACTGTAGAGGCCGACGCCAACACAGACCTGATGCCTGCTTCACTCAAACAACACAATCTGACACTCGAGCTCTTTCCCAACCATTCTGAAAACCTGGAATCTGCCAAAAAG CTAAGTCCATTGGCAAAGACTAAAAGGTCGTCGAGTGGCAAGTCTTTCCCTCCTCTGGGTCCCGACACAAAGGTGTTTGTAGTCTGGGTGGAACGCTTCGACGACATCG aGAACTTCCCCTTGTCTGATCTGTTGGCGGAAACCAGCACGGGTTTGGAAGCCAGCCTGAGCAACAGCACTTCCTGCAG gtcagggcTACTTGAGAAGGATGTTCCCTTGATCTTTATCCACCCACTGAAGACGGGACTGTTCAGGATCCGACTCCATGGGGCCGTTGGGAAATTTGGCATGGTGATTCCCCTGGTGGATGGGATGGTGGTCAGCCGCAGAGCGCTCG GATTTCTCGTCCGCCAGACTGTCATCAACATGTGCCGGCGAAAACGTCTGGAGAGTGACTTGTACAACCCCCCTCACGTGAGGCGGAAACAGAAAATAACTGAGATCGTGCAGCGATACCGCAACAAGCAACTGGAGCCCGAGTTTTACACTTCACTCTTCCACGAGGTGGGGGAGGGAAAGCCTCACCTCTAA
- the ralgapb gene encoding ral GTPase-activating protein subunit beta isoform X5 has protein sequence MYCEWRSLQLVVQSDQGHLSVLHTYPTSVGTEVANAVVKPLGTAVSPVATDNILKTDKEVKWTMEVLCYGLTLPLEGDTVKLCVDVYTDWMMALVTPRDSMPQPVVREPNMYVQTILKHLYNVFVPRPEQHSLNHIRLCQQVLTAVQKLARESSSMVRETWEVLLLFLLRVNDTLLAPPTVGVGVAEKLAEKLMAVLFEVWLLACARCFPTPPYWKTAREMLANWRHHPPVVEQWSRVACALTSRLLRVTHGPTFPPFKVPDDDANLIPLEMDSDCVAQTWYRFLHMLSNPVDLSNPAIVSTTPKFQEQFLNSSSIPHEMVLHPCLKQLPQIFFRAMRGVSCLVDAFLGVSVEKRDVRERVFTFSPVLLSHGISRPRADSAPPTPVNRMSMSPPPSVANTTPPHSRKQRHTVVTKTTSKSSTSSGSQPTKASQQQQQQQQQPPSSSPTLLSSPNQSSWESRPLPAPARPRVNSILHLFGQWLFDAALVHCKLHSGLSRDPSMTAIATQVGLELRRKGSQMSTDSMVSNPMFDTNEFPESYEAGRAEACGTLCRIFCSKKTGEEILPVYLSRFYMVLIQGLQISDFICRPVLASIILNSSSLFCTDLKGINVVVPYFIAALETIVPDRELSKFKMYVNPTDLRRASINLLLAMLPLPHHFGNIKSEVLLEGKFNEEDGWPHDQPISFLSLRLRLVNVLIGALQTETDPTNTQLILGAMLNIVQDSALLESIGAQTETGSIDGSHSTMRSQSHSRTNSGISFTSGGSSEATSPDCERPAQALLRDYALPDTAAGLLVRSIHLVTQRLNSQWRQDMSISLAALELLAGLAKVKVGVDSADRKRAVSSICGYIVYQCSRPAPLQSRDLHSMIVAAFQFLCVWLTEHPDMLDEKDCLVEVLEIVELGISGSKSRQEHEVRHKGEKEHNPASMRVKDAAEATLSYIMQVLGAFPSPSGTASTCSLLNEDTLIRYARLSATGASNFRYFVLENSVILAMLEQPLGNEQNPSPSVTVLIRGTAGRHAWTMQLIHQPRGARANQRQVFVPEGRPTPNNAVGIKYNVKQRPFPEEVDKIPLVKADVSIPDLDDIVSKELEMQHDKLRILMTKQIEYENALERHSDEIWKAKHFPDPQTECRPPPPSQEFQTARLFLSHFGFLSLEALKEPNNSRLPPHLIALDSSLPGFFDDISYLDLLTCRPFDTVFIFYMRAGQKSSHEILKNVESSSSVQPHFLEFLLSLGWPVDLGRHPGWTGHLDTSWSINSSSDNNDLQQTEEVSTFEDTGGSVFNGEKKVLYYADALTEIAFVIPSLTENSEESSSHSDSTVEADANTDLMPASLKQHNLTLELFPNHSENLESAKKLSPLAKTKRSSSGKSFPPLGPDTKVFVVWVERFDDIENFPLSDLLAETSTGLEASLSNSTSCRSGLLEKDVPLIFIHPLKTGLFRIRLHGAVGKFGMVIPLVDGMVVSRRALGFLVRQTVINMCRRKRLESDLYNPPHVRRKQKITEIVQRYRNKQLEPEFYTSLFHEVGEGKPHL, from the exons ATGTACTGTGAGTGGCGCTCGCTGCAGCTGGTGGTGCAAAGTGACCAGGGCCACCTCAGCGTCCTGCACACCTACCCCACCAGCGTGGGCACAGAGGTGGCCAACGCTGTGGTCAAGCCCCTGGGCACGGCCGTCAGCCCTGTTGCCACCGACAACATCCTCAAGACAGACAAGGAG GTGAAATGGACCATGGAGGTGCTGTGTTATGGCCTCACCCTCCCCTTAGAGGGGGACACAGTCAAGTTGTGTGTTGACGTTTACACTGACTGGATGATGGCCCTGGTAACACCCAGGGACTCCATGCCTCAGCCTGTGGTCAGGGAGCCCAACATGTACGTCCAGACGATCCTCAAACACCTCTACAACGTCTTCGTACCAAG GCCTGAACAGCACAGTCTAAACCACATCAGGCTTTGCCAACAAGTTCTGACTGCTGTCCAAAAACTGGCACGGGAGTCTTCGTCTATGGTGAGGGAAACATgggaggtgctgctgctcttcctgctccgtGTCAACGACACATTACTAGCCCCACCTACAGTTGGAG TTGGGGTAGCGGAGAAACTGGCTGAGAAGTTAATGGCGGTCCTGTTTGAGGTGTGGCTGTTGGCGTGCGCCCGCTGCTTTCCCACGCCGCCGTATTGGAAGACAGCGAGAGAAATGCTGGCCAACTGGAGACACCACCCCCCTGTTGTAGAGCAGTGGAGCAGAGTCGCCTGTGCCCTCACCTCCAG GCTCTTGCGTGTCACTCATGGGCCGACCTTCCCGCCATTCAAAGTTCCTGATGATGATGCAAACCTGATTCCCTTGGAGATGGACAGTGACTGTGTGGCCCAGACATGGTACCGTTTCCTCCATATGCTGAG cAACCCTGTGGATTTAAGCAACCCTGCGATAGTGAGCACCACTCCAAAGTTCCAAGAACAGTTTCTCAACTCCAGCAGCATCCCTCATGAAATGGTGCTGCACCCATGTTTGAAGCAGCTACCACAAATCTTCTTCAGGGCCATGAGAGGCGTCAGCTGCCTTGTGGATGCCTTCTTGG GTGTCTCTGTTGAAAAGAGAGACGTACGAGAGAGGGTGTTCACTTTTTCACCAGTGCTGCTGTCTCATG GTATATCGAGGCCCCGAGCGGACAGCGCTCCACCCACCCCCGTTAACAGAATGAGCATGTCGCCGCCCCCCTCCGTCGCCAACACAACGCCGCCTCACAGCCGCAAACAACGGCATACAGTGGTGACTAAAACCACAAGCAAGAGCTCAACT AGTAGTGGCAGTCAACCAACCAAAgcgtcccagcagcagcagcagcagcagcagcagccaccctCGTCCTCCCCGACCCTGCTCTCCAGCCCCAACCAGAGCAGCTGGGAGTCTCGCCCTCTGCCTGCCCCGGCACGGCCGAGGGTCAACAGCATCCTCCACCTGTTCGGGCAGTGGCTTTTCGATGCCGCTTTGGTCCACTGTAAACTCCACAGCGGCCTCAGCCGAGACCCCAGCATGACCG CAATAGCAACTCAAGTAGGCCtagagctgaggaggaaaggtTCCCAAATGTCCACCGACTCCATGGTATCCAATCCCATGTTTGATACCAATGAATTCCCAGAGAGCTACGAAGCAGGCCGAGCTGAAGCCTGCGGAACTCTCTGCCGCATCTTCTGTAGCAAGAAAACTGGAGAGGAAATTCTGCCTGTTTATCTTTCCAG GTTCTACATGGTCTTGATTCAGGGTCTGCAGATCTCCGATTTCATCTGCAGACCTGTTTTAGCCTCTATAATTCTcaactcttcctctctgttttgcaCTGACCTGAAGGGCATCAATGTGGTGGTGCCTTACTTCATAGCCGCCCTCGAAACGATCGTACCGGACAG GGAACTGTCCAAATTCAAGATGTATGTAAACCCAACAGACCTGAGGAGAGCTTCTATCAACCTTCTCCTTGCAATGCTGCCATTGCCGCATCACTTTGGAAACATCAAATCAGAG gttctGTTGGAAGGGAAATTCAATGAGGAGGACGGGTGGCCCCATGATCAGCCCATCTCTTTCCTGTCCTTGAGGCTTCGGCTCGTCAATGTGCTCATAGGAGCCCTGCAAACGGAGACCGACCCCACCAACACACAGCTCATTCTGG GCGCAATGTTAAATATTGTTCAGGACTCGGCATTGTTGGAGTCCATCGGTGCCCAGACAGAAACA GGGAGCATAGATGGGAGCCATTCAACCATGAGAAGTCAGAGTCACAGTCGCACCAACAGTGGGATTAGTTTCACTAGTGGGGGCAGCTCTGAGGCCACCAGCCCCGACTGTGAGCGTCCTGCCCAGGCCCTTCTCCGAGACTATG CTCTTCCAGATACAGCGGCAGGTCTGCTGGTGCGCAGCATCCATCTGGTCACCCAGAGGCTCAACTCCCAGTGGAGGCAGGACATGAGTATTTCTCTGGCTGCCTTGGAGCTACTCGCTGGACTTGCCAAG GTTAAGGTCGGAGTGGACTCTGCAGACCGTAAGCGTGCCGTCAGCTCTATATGTGGGTACATTGTGTACCAGTGTAGCCGTCCAGCTCCTCTTCAGTCGCGGGACCTCCATTCCATGATTGTGGCAGCCTtccagtttctgtgtgtgtggctgacagAACACCCTGACATGCTAGATGAAAAG GACTGCTTGGTAGAGGTTTTGGAGATTGTTGAGCTCGGAATCTCTGGGAGCAAATCTCGACAGGAACATGAGGTCCGGCATAAAGGGGAGAAGGAGCATAACCCCGCTTCGATGAGGGTCAAAGATGCTGCTGAGGCGACTTTGTCCTA TATTATGCAGGTGCTGGGTGCCTTCCCTTCACCTAGTGGGACCGCCTCCACCTGCAGTCTGCTGAACGAAGACACACTGATTCGCTACGCCAGACTGAGTGCCACGGGAGCCAGCAACTTCCGCTACTTTGTTTTGGAGAATTCGGTCATACTCGCCATGTTGGAGCAACCTCTCGGCAATGAGCAGA ACCCCAGTCCATCGGTGACCGTTTTGATCAGAGGGACGGCTGGGCGCCACGCCTGGACCATGCAGCTCATCCACCAGCCTCGAGGCGCTCGAGCTAATCAGAGG CAGGTGTTTGTTCCTGAGGGTCGCCCAACACCCAACAATGCTGTGGGGATCAAGTACAATGTAAAGCAGAGACCCTTCCCTGAGGAGGTGGATAAGATCCCTTTGGTGAAAGCAGATGTCAGTATTCCAGATCTGGATGACATTGTCAGTAAAGAG CTGGAAATGCAGCATGACAAACTTCGAATTCTGATGACCAAGCAAATCGAGTATGAGAACGCCTTGGAAAGGCACAGTGACGAAATCTGGAAGGCCAAGCATTTCCCAGATCCTCAGACTGAGTGCAGACCCCCTCCACCCTCGCAGGAGTTCCAGACAGCACGTCTTTTCTTGTCCCACTTTGGCTTTCTGTCTCTGGAGGCACTTAAG GAGCCCAACAACAGCCGTCTACCTCCTCATCTGATCGCCCTGGACTCATCTTTGCCGGGGTTTTTTGATGATATCAGCTACCTGGACTTGCTTACCTGCCGACCATTTGacactgtttttatattttatatgagGGCTGGACAGAAAAGCAGTCATGAG ATCCTGAAGAATGTGGAGTCCTCATCCAGTGTCCAACCCCACTTCCTGGAGTTCCTGCTATCCTTGGGCTGGCCCGTGGATTTGGGACGGCACCCTGGCTGGACCGGGCACCTAGATACCAGCTGGTCAATCAATTCCTCCTCTGATAACAATGACTTGCAACAAACAG aGGAAGTCTCGACCTTTGAGGACACAGGAGGTTCGGTGTTCAATGGCGAGAAGAAGGTTCTGTATTATGCTGATGCCCTGACAGAGATAGCCTTCGTCATTCCATCGTTGACAGAAAATTCCG aGGAATCATCGTCGCACAGCGACTCTACTGTAGAGGCCGACGCCAACACAGACCTGATGCCTGCTTCACTCAAACAACACAATCTGACACTCGAGCTCTTTCCCAACCATTCTGAAAACCTGGAATCTGCCAAAAAG CTAAGTCCATTGGCAAAGACTAAAAGGTCGTCGAGTGGCAAGTCTTTCCCTCCTCTGGGTCCCGACACAAAGGTGTTTGTAGTCTGGGTGGAACGCTTCGACGACATCG aGAACTTCCCCTTGTCTGATCTGTTGGCGGAAACCAGCACGGGTTTGGAAGCCAGCCTGAGCAACAGCACTTCCTGCAG gtcagggcTACTTGAGAAGGATGTTCCCTTGATCTTTATCCACCCACTGAAGACGGGACTGTTCAGGATCCGACTCCATGGGGCCGTTGGGAAATTTGGCATGGTGATTCCCCTGGTGGATGGGATGGTGGTCAGCCGCAGAGCGCTCG GATTTCTCGTCCGCCAGACTGTCATCAACATGTGCCGGCGAAAACGTCTGGAGAGTGACTTGTACAACCCCCCTCACGTGAGGCGGAAACAGAAAATAACTGAGATCGTGCAGCGATACCGCAACAAGCAACTGGAGCCCGAGTTTTACACTTCACTCTTCCACGAGGTGGGGGAGGGAAAGCCTCACCTCTAA